GTTCCAGCAGGAGGGTCGCGGGCAACCCATCCAGAGGGGGTGTGCGATCGACGTTCCCGCGCACGGCGTACACCGGGGCGGGCGTTATGGCCCGCAGATCCTCCAAGAGCTCCGGTCGCCCCACGTCTCCCGCGTGCAGGATCACGTCGGCGTCCGGCCCGAGTGCCAGTACCTCCGGGCGCAGCAGGCCGTGCGTGTCGGAGATCACCAGCACGCGCCGGACGGCCTGGAGGGGGTTCAGGGTGTCCGGCACCCGTAGACTCCGGCGTCCAGCGCGCAGCGGATGGTCGTGACCTGGGTGGCCGTGATCCTCACCAGCAGGTTCTGCGGTTTCAGCGCCCTGTCGAGCGGCAGAACATTCACGCCCACCGTGCCCGGCCGGAGGGCCACGCGCAGCGGTTTGCCCCTGCCCGGCACCTGTCCGGCCGAACTCCCGTCGATCAAGACCTGCGCGGGGATGTCCGACGCGACGCTCAGCGTGCCCGTGATCGGCACGAGCACCGCGCGCACCTCGGCCACGCCATTCTCCGGGACGTTCACCCGCTGAGACCGGCTGGACAGACCGGGGGCCGTGACCGTGACCGCCACACTGCCGACCGGCACGTCTGGAATGGTCAGGGGCGCGTAGCCCGCCAGGTGCCCCTCCACGCGCACCTCCGCGCCCGGCTCGGACGCCACGACCCGCAGCGTGCCGAAGCGGCCCACCGTGTACGTGGTCGTCGCGACCGTATACGCCCCGGCTGGAAGGTTCTGCGCCGCGACCTGCACGTCCCGTCCCGCCTCGTCCAGCGAACGGGCGCCCTGCGCGGTCGACACGTCCAGCGGTTGCAGGCTCGCGACCGTGTACACCTGTGTGAAACCAGAACTGGGAGGCAGGCGCACCGGCACCGCCGTTCCGGCCGCCACCGCCCCCACCGAGACCACCTGCACCGGCTGCCCGGACGTGAGCACCAGCGAGGACACATATGCCGGGCGGTCTGTCGTGACCAGCAGTGCTCCCGGCCCCGGGGGGCGGTACAGTGTCTCGCCGGTGACTGTGCTGATCGCCGTGTCGGACAGCTGCGCCTCAACCCGCAGCAGGGCGCCCGTCTGCGCGCGCAGCGGTGCGGGAACGCACGCCACGAGCGCGGCGGTCAAGGCCGCCACTCCCCAGATCCACCTGAACCGCGTCATCATTCCAGGGTAGGCGTTCGCGTCAGCCCGGCGGTTCAGGGAAGCTGACGGCACGTTTACTCATGTGCGGCCTGGCGGGCACCCCACAACAACAGCCCGGCCGGAACCGGGCTGTCGGTGGGAACGCTGGTTCAGGGAAGGCGCTTCATGTTCAGGGAAGGCGCTTCATGATGGACTGCAGGCTGGCGCTGTCGGCCCAGGCCATGCCCTTGTCCACGTACATGCGGGCCGTCTCGGTGTCGCCGCGCTGCAGGGCCAGATACGCGAGTTTCGCGGCGCTCAGGGAGGCCCACTGCTTCTCGGTATCGTTCAGATCCGTGAGCTTGCTCCAGGCGTTGTACGCGTTGATCCACCACTGGGTCTTGGTGTACAGCTGCGCCAGGTACGCGTTGTAGTCGCGGTTGCCCGCTTCCATGCTGGCGGCGTAGTACGCGTGATCTACCGAGGCCTTCCACAGCGTGCGGTCGTAGAAGGGCACGGGGTAGGCCACGTCGGCCTGCACGGCGAACTCCTGCGCCTTGGCGTAGTTGTCGCTGGCGCTCATGGTGGCGGGGCTGTCCATGGCGGGCGTGGCCGTGTCGGTCGTGGTGGTGGTCGTGGTGGTGTCCTGCGCGGCGGCGAGGCCTGCCAGTGCGAACGCGGTCAGCATGAGAATCTTCTTCATATCAGTTCGCATCTTAGGCCGTACCCTGGCAAGCGTCCATCTCACCCACCCAGCGCCGCCCCTACCGTAAAGGGACTGTAAAGGAGCTCACCTTCACATGAGGATTCCCCCCCGCGCCCTGCTCCTGCTCCTGCTGACCCCGGCCTTCTCGCCCGCCACGGCGGCCCAGGGCACCGCTCCGGCCGTCCCAGCCTCGCCGGTCTACACGGCTCCCAAGATCGACCTCTTCAAGGAATTGCGCGTCATCTCCGGCGTGAGCATCACGAACAGCGGCGACCTGTTCTTCATTGGTTCGGACGCCAGGGTGCACCGCACGGACGCCAGCGGCACCGAGAAGTGGTTCTACCCGCTCGGTGACCTGGGCCGGGCCTACCCGGTCATCACCCCCCAGGGCGGCGTGATCGCCGCCGCCTACGACGACACCGTGTACGCCCTGGACGCCGCCGGGAAGCTCCAGTGGAAGCTCAAGCTGGACGGCGACGTGTTCGCCACGCCCGCCCTGCGCACGGACGGCAGCGTGATCGTCGCCACGGCCGGTGGCAGCGTGACCGCCATCGGGCCTGACGGCAAGGCGCTGTGGACCTTCAAGGTGGGCGCGCCCGTGTTCAGTTCCCCGGCCATCGCGCAGGACGGCACCATCTATTTCGGCGCACAGAACAACCGCCTGTACGCCCTGACGCCAGACGGCAAGACGAAGTGGACGTACACGGCCGGGTCGCTGGTGTTCAGCTCCCCCGCCCTGGACGATGCGGGCAACATCTACTTCGGCTCCAGCGACCGCCGCATCCACTCGCTGGCGCCGGACGGCACCTCCCGCTGGAGCGTCCTGACCGGCCTGTTCGTGAACGCCAGCCCGATCGTGACCAGCAGCGGCCTGATCGTGGTCGGCAGTTACGACGGCAAGGTGTACGCCCTGAATGCCGAAGGCGAGACCGTCTGGACGTACATAGCCGGGCAGCCCGTCGCGGCGTCCGCCGTGGAACTCGTGGGCGGCACCGTGATCGTGCCGGATCTGGGCGGCACCGTCCACGCCATCGGCCCGCAGGGGCAGGCCCTGTGGACGATTCCCACCGGCAAGAAGATCGATCTGTCCCTCAGCGTCAGCGACCAGGGCAACCTGTACTTCGTCACGCAGGGGGGCGCGCTGAACGTGATCGGGCGGCAGCGGCCGCTGGCCGTCGGCCCGTGGACGACCTTCCACGCGCGCTCTGACGCCTGGGGCCGCGCCCTGACGGCCCAGGACACCCAGGCGCTGACCCTGGCGCGTCAGGCCGCCGCCACAGCCCCCCTGGCGCAGCTCAAGCCCTTCGCTCCACCGGTCGCCACCACCCCGAAACCCGGCAGCCCCACGGCCACGACGCCCCCGAAACCCGCTCCTCCGACCACCACGACGCCGGCGCCGCCCACGGCCACCACACCGCCTAAACCCACCACGCCGCCGGTCGCCGTCCAGCCACCCAAACCGGCCACGCCGCCCGCGCCGGTGCTCACGCCCGCACAACTAGCCGCGCGGGCCGTCACCCAGGCACAGGTGCAGGATCAACAGGTGTTCCTGCCGCTCGCGGACGCCGCCGGCGCGCTGCGTCTGCCCATCCGCACGCTCACGGTTCGTACGGCCACGCTGGATCTGAATGCTGAGCGGGTGCCTGTGAACATCCGACTGTTCGGCGGCCAGCCGTACGTGTCGCTGGCGGAACTCGCGGGCCTGCCGAACGTGGCCACCACCCTGGTCACCACGCCGACGCCGGCCATCACCCTGACCCGCGCCGGACAGGTCACGACCTTCGCGCTGAACGTGCCGAAGCTGGTGCCCCTGACGCACGGCAAGGAGTACCCGGACGTGCTGCCCCGCTGACCGATCCGGATCGGTTTCACGCGGGAAGCGAGTGGGCCGCCGACATCCGGCGTCCGGAACGCCGACGGTTCGCCCGGCCATAGCTAAGGTGTGGCCGGGCTGTCGTGCCGGGGCCACTGTGAAGAGTGGAGGCGGCACCGTGCACGAAGTCTGCATGGCACGTGGACGGAACCTGGGTGTGGCCCCGGCATCCTGTGTTCAGGACAGGCGGCGGCCACGAGGCCGCCCCGGACGCCAAGGAGACCCACCATGACCAAGTTCCTGATCACCGCCGTGACCGCCCTGACCCTCGCTGCCTCGACCGCCTTCGCCAGCAGCGCCCAGACCTACGCCATGGACGACACCGGCATGGAGTACACCGCGCTGCAGACCGAGAGCAGCTGGATGGCCGTGGAAGTGCCGCTCGCGGCCCTGGGCGGGAGTGTGCCGAGCAACCTGAACATCGCCGTAACCGGATTGCCGGCGGGGACGACGGTGGCGCTGAACAGTGTGGAGAGGTATGCGGACACGGCGCTGCTGTACGTGACGGTGAGTCGCTCGGACACGTCGACGGTGGTGAATGGCGTGGCGACCATCGCGGTCAAGTCGGGCAGTACGGTGCTGACCAGCGTCTCGATCCCCGTCTACGGCGCCGCGTACGGCCAGTAAGCCCCACGGCCTGACCCGGAACGTACCCATCCACCCCGCCTGACGTAGGCGGGGTTCTGCATATTCACGTCCCGGCGCCCGAGCTGCCTCTTCGATAGATGGCGACGGCCTTCACATCGGACTGGGAACACCGCAGCGGAAGTTGGCGGATCGGTTCGTCCGAGCTGGTGGCAGTCCACAGCCAGCCGCGCGTCCCGTTGAACTGAGGCCCCACCTGAGGATGCCGGGCCGCGAACCGTGCCACGATCGAGGAGATGTCCACTGCCCACCCGGTGCTGTCCACGTCACGTCACATCGTGGTGACGGGCGCGACCGGCTTCCTGGGGGGTGAGATCGTGCGGCAGTTGCTGGCCCGCGGTCACCGGGTCACCGCGAGCGGCCGTGATGCGGCGCGTGGCGCGGAACTCTTCGCCCAGGGCGCGCACTTCGTTCCAGGCGATCTGACCCGCGATCCTCTCCCTCTGGCCGGGGCCGACGTGCTGATCCACTCTGCGGCCCTGAGCACCCTGTGGGGAACAGAGCGTGCGTATCAGCGGCACAACGTGCAGGTCAGTGCCCAGCTGGCCCGTCAGGCCTGGGAGCAGAAACTCCACCTGGTGTTCATCTCCAGTTCCAGCGTCTACAACGGCACGCTGTGGCGACGCCGGAACCTGTTGAAGGCCCCGGTGCCCGAATCGCTGGTTCTTCAGGGCCCACATGACAGTGCCTACGCCCGCAGCAAGGCCCAGGCCGAGGCGGAGGTGCGGATTCACCACCCGCAGGCGATCATCCTGCGGCCGCGCGGGCTGTACGGACGGGGCGATCCCTCGATCCTGCCGCCGCTGATCCGTGCCCTCCGGCGTGGGCGCTTGCCGCACCTGTGGAGCGCTTCGGAAGTCTACACGGATCTCACCCACGTGAAGAACGCGGCCTACGCGGCGGTTCTGGCTGCGGAGGCCCCCATGCCAGAGGTCGGCGCGATCTATAACGTCACCGACACGCAGCCCACGGCCGTGTGGCAGACCATTCGCGCGCTGTGCGAGCGGCTGGGCGTTCCACTCCCGGCCCGCCGGATCGACCCCGCGCTGGTCGAGGCGATGGCGCGGCTCACGCGGCCCCTGGCGGCGCTGCGCGGTGAGGGCCTGCATCCGGCGGCCGTGCGGCTCCTGACCCGCCCGGTGCGGCTCGATACCACCTCGATCGAACGCGAGCTGGATTATCGTCCACTGTTGACCGCGCCCGAGGCCCTGGCCCTCACGCTGGCCCAGGTCGGGAGCGGGGCATGACCCACGTGATCCTCCACCAGCACGTCAGCGGCCACTGCCTGGGTATCGCCGCCACGACCGAACGCGGCGCCCCCTGGCGTGTCCGAACCTACCCGGCGGGCTGGACGTTGATCGAGCACCCCACGGCGGGTCGGCTGCTGTTCGACACCGGGTATGCGCCCCGGGTGCAGCGGGCCATGGCGCGGTGGCCCGGCGCGCTGTACGGCCTGGTGACCCCGGTGCGCCTCCGTCCAGGCCAGGACGCCGTGAATCAGCTCGCCCAGCGCGGTGTGCAGGCCGACGACATCGCCGAGGTGATCGTGTCGCACCTGCACGCGGATCACGTGGGCGGCCTGCTGGACTTCCCGCGTGCCCGGCTGCGCCTCGACCGCCGGGCGTGGCAGCGCACCCGCGCGTGGATTGGCGTGGCCGCCGTGCGCCGGGGTGTGCTGCGCGAGCTGCTGCCGGACGACCTGGAAGCGCGTGCCGGGTGGCTCGACTTCCGCGCGGCGCCCGAGGGACTGACCGACTTCGGGGAGGTGGCGGACGTCTGCGGCGACGGTTCGGTGTGGGCCGTTCCCGTTCCTGGCCACGCTCCGGGCATGATCGCCCTGATCTGCCGCACCGTTCCGGACGCCCCCCTGACCGGCAGCGGCGAGGGCCTGACGGTGCTTGGCGCCGACACCGCCTGGAGTGGGCGTGCCCTGCGGGCGGGCGAGTCTGCCCCGGCCGTGGGGCGCCTGGCCCACTGGAACGCCCGCGAGGAGGCGCGCAGTGCCCGGACGCTGCGCGGATGGCTAGGCCACCACCCACACGCGGCCCTGGTGTTGAGCCACGAGCGCTCCCCGCAGACGGCAGGGCCGGGCACACCATGACGCGCCAGTCCATCTCCTTCACCGGCCGGGTGCTGCGCGCCCACCGGGACGAGCGCCGCCGCATGGGCCGGCCGGGTCAGGGCCGCGCCGACCTGCTGGAGCGGCAGCACCACCTCGCGGCCACCCTGCTGCGGGCCATCTGGCGCCGCAGCCCCTGGACAGCCCGGCGATTCGCTGTGGCGGGGCTGGGGGTAGAGGACTGGGCGGAGCTTCCCGGGGTCGTCAAGGCCGAGGTGCTCGCGCACTTCGATAACCTGAACACCGAGGGGCTGACCCTGGCCGACGTGCTCGCCCACGCCCGGCGTGCCGAGACCGATCGCTCCTTCGCCGGCACCCTGAAGGGCCGCGGCGGCCCCGTGACCACCGGGCTGTCCAGCGGCACCAGCGGCCCGCAGGGCGTGTTCCTGGCCAGCGACCGCGAACGGGCCCTGTGGGCCGGCGTGGCACTCGCCCACACCCTGCCGCCCGGGCCGGGACTGCTGCGCCGGGCGCTGACCCACCGGCCCCTGCGGGTGGCCTTCGCGCTGCGCGCCGACAGCCCGCTCTACCGTTCCGCCCAGAGTGCGGCGGTGCAGTGGTGCTACCTCGACCTGCTGCGCCCGCTGGACGACCTCGCCTCGGCCCTCGGACACTTCGCGCCGGACGTGGTGATCGGCCCCCCCGGCGTCCTCACGGCCCTGAGCGAACGCTGCCCGCTGGCCGGCGTGCAGCGGGTGATCTCGGTGGCCGAGGTGCTGGAGGACGACCACCGCGCGAAGCTGGAGCACCGCTGGGGGCCGGTGGTGCAGGTCTACCAGGCCACCGAGGGCCTGCTGGGTCTGCCCTGCGACCAGGGCACCCTGCACCTCAACGAGGATCACGTGCACTTCCGGCTGCGGCACCCGGACACGGGCATTCCGGTCGGCCAGCCGGTGCCCGGCGACCGGGTCTGCGCCACCGTCACGGATCTGCGGCGACGCTGCCTGCCGGCCATCGCGTGGCAGATGGACGACGTGCTGGTCATCGGGGAACCCTGCGCGTGCGGGCACCCCAGCCTGACCCTGCACGCCATCGCCGGACGCGCCGACGACGCCCTCCTGTTGCACGGCGTGACCGTGTGGCCGGACTTCCTGCGCCGGGCACTGCTCGAACTGCCGGGCGTGCAGGATTTCCGGGTGCTGCAACGCGGCGCGACGCTGGAGGTCTCGCTGCTGGGGCCAGTACCCACGACGCCGGAACTCGCGGGCCACGTCGAGGTGGCCCTGGGAATCGCCCTGCGTCGCAGCGGCGTGCCCGGCCGCGTGCCCGTGGTTCTGCGCCCCTGGAAAGCCCCCCGCCCAGGGGAGAAACTGCGGCGGGTTCGCCGCCTGAGCCCCACTCCACAGGAGACTCCATGATGCTCGGCGTCCGCCTGCTCGCCACCGCCGAGGCGCTGGCCCACACCCGCGTTCCCACCGCCGAGGTCGCCGCGCGCTGCGGCCTGGAGCCCGCCGAGGCCATCCGCCGCAGCGGCGTGGAGGAGCGTCCCTGGATCGACCCGGCCCTCGGCGAGAGTGCGCTGACGCTGGGGGCCGAGGCCGCCCGGCGCTGCTGCGAAGCTGCAGGCGTGCCCTTAGGCGAGATCGACACGCTGATCAACGCCAGCGGCACCCCCATGCAGCCCATTCCCGACGGCAGCGCCCTGTTGGCCCGTGAACTGGGCCTGCGCGGCATCCGCACCCAGAGCGTGCACTCGACGTGCCTGTCGTTCCTGGCGGGCCTCGAACTGGGCGCGCTGCTGGTGCACACCGGCCGGGCCTGCCGGGTGCTGGTGATAGCCAGCGACCACGGTTCGGTCGGGCTGAACTTCGCCCAGCCCGAGAGCGCCCTGCTGATCGGCGACGGTGCGGCGGCCGCGCTGCTCGGCCCCGCCGACCACCCGCAGCAGGGCCTGCGGGCGCACGCGATGCTCACCTGGCCCGAGGGCGTGCACCACACTGAGATCCGCGCGGGCGGCAGCCTGCTCCACCCCTCCCGCGCCGACTGCGCGCCGGAGGACATGCTGTTCGACATGCAGGGCCTGGAGGTGCTCAAACTGGCCCTGCGCACCGTGCCCACCCTGCTGGAGCAGCTCGGCACGCAGCTCGGACATGATCCGCTGGAAGGCGTCGACCGCATCATCCCGCACCAGGCGTCGGCCGCCGCGCTGCACGCGATGAACCGCCTGGGCTGGCAGCCCCGCCTGGAAGTCACGCTGCCCCACACGGGCAACCTGATCGCCGCCTCGCTCCCCGTGGCCCTCCACCGCGCCATCGAGAGCGGCCGCCTGAGAGCGGGCCAGCGGGCCCTGCTGCTCGGCACGGGCGCCGGATTGATCACGGGAGGCGCGATCCTCGACCTGTGACGCCGCGCCCTGTCCTGCCCCTTGCGTGTCTGGCCTTCATCGCCGCGCGGCTGGCGGTGCTGGCGGTCAACGCCTGCACGTTTCCCCGGCTGCGCCCCGCGCCCCCAGGCGCGCCCCCCACCCCGGCCACACTGCTCATTCCCATGCGGAACGAGGCGGCGAACGTGCCGCGCTTTCTGCCAGGGGTGCTCGATCAGCTCGACGAGCACACCACGCTGCTGATCCTCGACGACCACAGCACCGATGGGACGGCCGGCCTCTGCCGGGCGCTGATCGCCTCTCATGGCCAGCACGACCGGGCTCAGGTGCTGGCCGGAGCGGATCTGCCGCCCGGGTGGGGGGGCAAGGCCTGGGCCTGTGCGCAACTCGCGGATCTCGCGCTCCAGCGGGACGCGCTGCTCGTCTTCACCGATGCCGACGTGCTGTGGGCGCCCGGCGCCCTCCGGGCCGTGCTGGCCGAACGTCGCCGCCAGCGGGTGGGCCTGCTGACCGTTCTGCCGCGCCCGCTGCCCCTGCCGCTCGGGGCGGAGGTGCTGACCCCGCTGGTCGACGAGGTGGTGCTGAGCTGGCTGCCCTTTCCGCTGCTGCGCACCCGCCCCTCCCTGCTCACCACCGCCAACGGCCAGCTGCTGCTGCTGACTCCGCACGCCTACCGCGCTGCCGGAGGGCACGCCGGGGTCCGGGCGGCCATGCTGGAAGACACCACGCTGGCCCGCCATGCCAAGGCCGCCGGCCTTCCCGTCGGTCAGGCCCTCGGTGGACACCTGATCGGCGTGCAGATGTACGCCTCGTACTGGGCGTCCGTGCGCGGGTTCGCGAAGAACGCCGTGGCCGTCCACCTGGGTTCGCGGGCGCTGATGCTGGCGCTGGGCGCCGCCTACACCCTGACGCACACCCTGAGTTTCCTGCTGCCGGGGCCGCTGTGGCGACTGGTGGCCGCGTGCTCCCTGCTCGAGCGTCCGCTGGTCGCCCTGCTCACCGGACGTGGCGGGAGGGCCGCCCTGCGGGGGCTCGCACTATCCCCCCTGAC
This genomic window from Deinococcus sp. KSM4-11 contains:
- a CDS encoding PEGA domain-containing protein — translated: MTRFRWIWGVAALTAALVACVPAPLRAQTGALLRVEAQLSDTAISTVTGETLYRPPGPGALLVTTDRPAYVSSLVLTSGQPVQVVSVGAVAAGTAVPVRLPPSSGFTQVYTVASLQPLDVSTAQGARSLDEAGRDVQVAAQNLPAGAYTVATTTYTVGRFGTLRVVASEPGAEVRVEGHLAGYAPLTIPDVPVGSVAVTVTAPGLSSRSQRVNVPENGVAEVRAVLVPITGTLSVASDIPAQVLIDGSSAGQVPGRGKPLRVALRPGTVGVNVLPLDRALKPQNLLVRITATQVTTIRCALDAGVYGCRTP
- a CDS encoding phenylacetate--CoA ligase family protein, producing MTRQSISFTGRVLRAHRDERRRMGRPGQGRADLLERQHHLAATLLRAIWRRSPWTARRFAVAGLGVEDWAELPGVVKAEVLAHFDNLNTEGLTLADVLAHARRAETDRSFAGTLKGRGGPVTTGLSSGTSGPQGVFLASDRERALWAGVALAHTLPPGPGLLRRALTHRPLRVAFALRADSPLYRSAQSAAVQWCYLDLLRPLDDLASALGHFAPDVVIGPPGVLTALSERCPLAGVQRVISVAEVLEDDHRAKLEHRWGPVVQVYQATEGLLGLPCDQGTLHLNEDHVHFRLRHPDTGIPVGQPVPGDRVCATVTDLRRRCLPAIAWQMDDVLVIGEPCACGHPSLTLHAIAGRADDALLLHGVTVWPDFLRRALLELPGVQDFRVLQRGATLEVSLLGPVPTTPELAGHVEVALGIALRRSGVPGRVPVVLRPWKAPRPGEKLRRVRRLSPTPQETP
- a CDS encoding glycosyltransferase, which translates into the protein MTPRPVLPLACLAFIAARLAVLAVNACTFPRLRPAPPGAPPTPATLLIPMRNEAANVPRFLPGVLDQLDEHTTLLILDDHSTDGTAGLCRALIASHGQHDRAQVLAGADLPPGWGGKAWACAQLADLALQRDALLVFTDADVLWAPGALRAVLAERRRQRVGLLTVLPRPLPLPLGAEVLTPLVDEVVLSWLPFPLLRTRPSLLTTANGQLLLLTPHAYRAAGGHAGVRAAMLEDTTLARHAKAAGLPVGQALGGHLIGVQMYASYWASVRGFAKNAVAVHLGSRALMLALGAAYTLTHTLSFLLPGPLWRLVAACSLLERPLVALLTGRGGRAALRGLALSPLTAPLAWPAYALALRGRVPWKGRLHPEQT
- a CDS encoding 3-oxoacyl-[acyl-carrier-protein] synthase III C-terminal domain-containing protein — encoded protein: MMLGVRLLATAEALAHTRVPTAEVAARCGLEPAEAIRRSGVEERPWIDPALGESALTLGAEAARRCCEAAGVPLGEIDTLINASGTPMQPIPDGSALLARELGLRGIRTQSVHSTCLSFLAGLELGALLVHTGRACRVLVIASDHGSVGLNFAQPESALLIGDGAAAALLGPADHPQQGLRAHAMLTWPEGVHHTEIRAGGSLLHPSRADCAPEDMLFDMQGLEVLKLALRTVPTLLEQLGTQLGHDPLEGVDRIIPHQASAAALHAMNRLGWQPRLEVTLPHTGNLIAASLPVALHRAIESGRLRAGQRALLLGTGAGLITGGAILDL
- a CDS encoding PQQ-binding-like beta-propeller repeat protein — protein: MRIPPRALLLLLLTPAFSPATAAQGTAPAVPASPVYTAPKIDLFKELRVISGVSITNSGDLFFIGSDARVHRTDASGTEKWFYPLGDLGRAYPVITPQGGVIAAAYDDTVYALDAAGKLQWKLKLDGDVFATPALRTDGSVIVATAGGSVTAIGPDGKALWTFKVGAPVFSSPAIAQDGTIYFGAQNNRLYALTPDGKTKWTYTAGSLVFSSPALDDAGNIYFGSSDRRIHSLAPDGTSRWSVLTGLFVNASPIVTSSGLIVVGSYDGKVYALNAEGETVWTYIAGQPVAASAVELVGGTVIVPDLGGTVHAIGPQGQALWTIPTGKKIDLSLSVSDQGNLYFVTQGGALNVIGRQRPLAVGPWTTFHARSDAWGRALTAQDTQALTLARQAAATAPLAQLKPFAPPVATTPKPGSPTATTPPKPAPPTTTTPAPPTATTPPKPTTPPVAVQPPKPATPPAPVLTPAQLAARAVTQAQVQDQQVFLPLADAAGALRLPIRTLTVRTATLDLNAERVPVNIRLFGGQPYVSLAELAGLPNVATTLVTTPTPAITLTRAGQVTTFALNVPKLVPLTHGKEYPDVLPR
- a CDS encoding metallophosphoesterase family protein, which gives rise to MPDTLNPLQAVRRVLVISDTHGLLRPEVLALGPDADVILHAGDVGRPELLEDLRAITPAPVYAVRGNVDRTPPLDGLPATLLLELGAVFVYVLHDLHDLDLRPVDAGIQVVVSGHTHTPHVEIREGVTYLNPGSVGPRRFSLPIACAWLHVDKGTFRIEPLRLHP
- a CDS encoding MBL fold metallo-hydrolase translates to MTHVILHQHVSGHCLGIAATTERGAPWRVRTYPAGWTLIEHPTAGRLLFDTGYAPRVQRAMARWPGALYGLVTPVRLRPGQDAVNQLAQRGVQADDIAEVIVSHLHADHVGGLLDFPRARLRLDRRAWQRTRAWIGVAAVRRGVLRELLPDDLEARAGWLDFRAAPEGLTDFGEVADVCGDGSVWAVPVPGHAPGMIALICRTVPDAPLTGSGEGLTVLGADTAWSGRALRAGESAPAVGRLAHWNAREEARSARTLRGWLGHHPHAALVLSHERSPQTAGPGTP
- a CDS encoding NAD(P)-dependent oxidoreductase, with product MSTAHPVLSTSRHIVVTGATGFLGGEIVRQLLARGHRVTASGRDAARGAELFAQGAHFVPGDLTRDPLPLAGADVLIHSAALSTLWGTERAYQRHNVQVSAQLARQAWEQKLHLVFISSSSVYNGTLWRRRNLLKAPVPESLVLQGPHDSAYARSKAQAEAEVRIHHPQAIILRPRGLYGRGDPSILPPLIRALRRGRLPHLWSASEVYTDLTHVKNAAYAAVLAAEAPMPEVGAIYNVTDTQPTAVWQTIRALCERLGVPLPARRIDPALVEAMARLTRPLAALRGEGLHPAAVRLLTRPVRLDTTSIERELDYRPLLTAPEALALTLAQVGSGA